Proteins encoded together in one Urocitellus parryii isolate mUroPar1 chromosome 3, mUroPar1.hap1, whole genome shotgun sequence window:
- the Samd9 gene encoding sterile alpha motif domain-containing protein 9 yields the protein MAEQLNLPENTDDWTKEDVNRWLESHKVDQKHRDILVAQDVNGAILKWLNKTNLVDMGITHGPAIQIEELFKELLKTSSRDPTQTSKGGKKGSKNIPLKQTVKQKKSKETSEQKQKNNDDSDLSNATTSPVATGSKSLKDELMEDETDDLKEKQPCLEPTCIPYPFDESSDPYRYKLHFILQPETGSRNLIDPAREFKAFTNTKTATEEDIKMKFSNEVFRFASACMNSRTNGTIHLGVEDKPHGKIVGVQITKVTKEALIEHFHKMIHQYFEAHQVQQAEKCIREPRFVEVLLPNSTVSDRFVIEVDVIPQYAECGEDYFQIKMQNCNNKAWEQSSKYSVFVREGPKSKDITKSKLDFKAFKLDLKKVAESRKEAEEKCKEKPNKNKSEGSKLVKLLTGNQDLLDNSFYDWYILVTNKCNPEQTKHLDFLKEIKWFAVLEFDPESARNGVVKAFKESRVANLHTPSLFAEGTTWSDKISSLNLYQQPSWIFCNGRSDLDSEKYKPLDPISWQRERASDVRKLISFLTREDIMPRGKFLVVFLLLSSVDDPRDPLIETFCAFYQDLKGMESILCICVHSHICQGWKDLLEARLTKHQDELSNQCISALNLEEINGTVLKLKSVTRSSKRLLPSVGSSTVLLNKEEEIMTALEILCENECEDTLLEKDQKKLLEFKASKEEDFYRGGKVSWWNFYFSSESYFSSFVKRDKYERLEEMIQNWADSSKQTCAKILHLYHHPGCGGTTLAMHLLWDLRKKFRCAVLKNKTVDFSEIGEQVTNLITYGAAGHQEYLPVLLLVDDFEEQDNVYLLQASIHTAVANKHIRYERPLVIILNCMRSQNPEKSARNSDSIALIQQLSPKEQRAFELKLKEIKEQHKNFEDFYSFMIMKNNFNKEYIENVVRNILKGQNICTKEAKLFSFLALLNSYVPDTTISLSQCEKFLGISNKKAYWGTEKLEDKMGTFSTILIRTEVEECGKYCGVRIIHPLIAILSLEELKKSYNLDKSQIMLDLLTENMFYDAAIGKSKFLQDMQTLLLTRQRNEPEGTGNWFSPFIEALHKDEGNEAVKAVLLEGISRFNPNAFMCQALSRHFYLKEKDFSNALTWAKQAKKIEPDNSYISDTLGQVYKSKIRWWIEDNGRNRNISVDDLTNLLELAVHASSAFRESQQQSEDREYEAKERLYQKSKRRYDTYNIAGYQGEIEVGLYTIQILQLIPFFDNKNELSKRYMVNFISGNSDIPGDTNEFKMVLKNFIPYLTTLQSSLKRSFDFFDDYFVLLKPRNNIKQNEEAKTRRKVAVSFKKYVDIFGPLAESHSRDVGSKLHLPLQVERTRRTLEALKADKFSGLLEYLIKSQEDALSTMEDIVNKYTFLSEQCIVKMHLKEKQNFILANIILFCIKPASKLVKSIKKLKEQLRDVLQQVGPSYQYSEPYFLASLLFWPENQQLDQDSKQMEKYAQSLQNSFRGQYKHMYRTKQPIAYFFLGKGNNMNRLVHKGKIDQCFGKTPDINFVWQSGDVWKEKKVQDLLLRLQGRAENNCLFIEYGINEKITIPITPAFFGQLRSGRSIEKVSFYLGFSIGGPLAYDIEIV from the coding sequence ATGGCAGAGCAACTAAACCTTCCAGAAAATACAGATGACTGGACAAAAGAAGATGTAAACCGATGGTTAGAAAGCCATAAGGTTGACCAAAAGCACAGGGACATCTTGGTGGCCCAGGATGTGAACGGTGCCATCCTGAAGTggttaaacaaaacaaatcttgTGGATATGGGCATAACCCACGGACCAGCTATCCAAATAGAAGAGCTATTCAAGGAATTATTGAAAACATCCTCTCGAGATCCTACTCAGACATCCAAGGGTGGGAAAAAAGGCAGTAAAAATATTCCCCTAAAACAAACTGTGaagcaaaagaaaagtaaagagacttcggaacaaaaacaaaagaataacgACGATTCAGATTTGTCCAATGCCACTACAAGTCCAGTGGCTACAGGCTCCAAGTCACTGAAAGATGAGCTCATGGAAGATGAAACAGATGACTTAAAGGAGAAGCAGCCATGCCTAGAACCAACATGTATCCCATATCCTTTTGATGAATCCAGTGATCCATATCGttataaattacatttcattCTACAGCCTGAAACTGGATCACGCAATCTCATTGATCCAGCACGAGAGTTCAAAGCCTTCACAAACACAAAAACAGCCACAGAAGAGGATATTAAGATGAAATTTAGCAACGAGGTTTTCCGATTTGCCTCAGCTTGTATGAATTCACGTACCAATGGCACCATTCATTTGGGAGTCGAAGACAAACCCCATGGAAAAATCGTTGGTGTGCAGATCACCAAAGTCACTAAAGAAGCCCTAATTGAACACTTCCATAAGATGATACACCAGTATTTTGAAGCACATCAGGTCCAACAAGCAGAGAAGTGCATTCGAGAGCCCAGATTTGTGGAAGTTTTACTGCCAAACAGTACTGTATCTGACAGATTTGTTATAGAAGTGGATGTCATTCCACAATATGCAGAATGTGGAGAGGACTATTTCCAGATCAAAATGCAAAACTGTAACAACAAAGCATGGGAACAAAGTTCAAAATACTCTGTCTTTGTGAGAGAGGGGCCCAAATCTAAGGACATCACAAAAAGTAAGTTGGACTTCAAAGCTTTTAAATTAGACTTAAAAAAAGTGGCAGAGTCTaggaaagaagcagaagaaaaatgcaaagaaaagccaaataaaaacaaaagtgaggGATCCAAGCTAGTTAAACTGTTGACAGGAAATCAAGATTTGTTGGATAATTCATTCTATGACTGGTACATTCTTGTAACAAATAAATGTAACCCAGAGCAAACAAAACACTTGGATTTCCTCAAGGAAATCAAGTGGTTTGCTGTGTTAGAGTTTGATCCCGAATCAGCAAGGAATGGAGTAGTCAAAGCTTTCAAAGAAAGCCGAGTAGCAAACCTCCACACTCCAAGTCTGTTTGCAGAAGGGACCACGTGGAGTGACAAGATTTCTAGTCTGAATCTTTACCAGCAGCCCAGCTGGATTTTCTGCAATGGGAGGTCAGACCTTGACAGTGAAAAATACAAACCCTTAGATCCAATTTCCTGGCAAAGGGAGAGAGCTTCTGATGTCAGGAAACTGATTTCATTCCTCACACGTGAAGACATAATGCCAAGAGGGAAGTTTTTGGTGGTGTTTCTATTACTCTCCTCTGTGGATGACCCCAGAGACCCCCTCATCGAGACTTTCTGTGCTTTCTACCAAGATCTCAAAGGAATGGAAAGTATACTGTGTATTTGTGTACATTCACACATATGCCAGGGATGGAAAGACCTGCTTGAAGCAAGATTAACAAAACACCAAGATGAATTATCAAACCAATGTATTTCTGCCTTAAATCTTGAAGAAATAAATGGCACTGTTCTGAAACTAAAATCTGTAACTCGATCCTCAAAGAGATTATTGCCCTCAGTTGGTTCATCTACTGTCCTTctgaataaagaagaagaaatcatgaCTGCCCTGGAAATTCTCTGTGAAAATGAATGTGAAGACACACTCTTGGAGAAAGACCAGAAAAAATTACTAGAATTCAAGGCATCCAAAGAGGAAGACTTCTACCGAGGTGGCAAAGTATCATGGTGGAACTTCTACTTTTCTTCTGAAAgctatttttcatcttttgttaAAAGAGATAAGTATGAAAGACTAGAAGAAATGATTCAAAACTGGGCAGATTCTTCTAAACAAACATGTGCCAAAATCCTTCACTTGTATCATCATCCAGGCTGTGGGGGGACTACCTTGGCTATGCATCTTCTGTGGGATCTAAGGAAGAAATTCAGATGTGCTGTGCTGAAAAATAAGACAGTGGATTTTTCTGAAATTGGAGAACAGGTAACCAATTTAATTACCTATGGGGCAGCAGGCCATCAGGAATACTTACCAGTATTGCTCCTTGTTGATGATTTTGAAGAACAAGATAATGTCTACCTTCTGCAAGCTTCCATTCACACAGCTGTAGCTAATAAGCACATTCGATATGAGAGACCTCTAGTGATCATCCTAAATTGCATGAGATCACAAAATCCTGAAAAAAGTGCAAGGAACTCAGACAGTATTGCCCTAATACAACAACTGTCTCCCAAAGAACAGAGAGCTTTTGAGCTTAagttgaaagaaatcaaagaacagCATAAAAACTTTGAAGATTTTTATTCCTTCATGatcatgaaaaacaattttaataaagaGTACATAGAAAATGTGGTGAGGAATATTCTGAAAGGGCAGAATATTTGTACCAAGGAAGCAAAGCTCTTTTCTTTTCTGGCTCTTCTGAATTCATATGTGCCTGATACCACCATTTCACTCTCACAATGTGAGAAGTTCTTAGGAATCTCAAACAAGAAGGCTTACTGGGGAACAGAAAAACTTGAAGACAAAATGGGCACCTTCTCTACAATTCTGATAAGAACAGAGGTGGAAGAATGTGGGAAATACTGTGGAGTGCGCATCATTCACCCTCTGATTGCGATTCTCTCACTGGAAGAATTGAAGAAAAGCTATAACTTGGATAAAAGTCAAATTATGCTGGATTTGCTCACAGAAAATATGTTCTATGATGCTGCCATAGGAAAAAGCAAATTTCTCCAAGATATGCAAACCCTACTGCTCACAAGACAGCGAAATGAACCTGAAGGTACAGGAAACTGGTTTTCCCCATTCATTGAAGCATTACATAAAGATGAAGGCAATGAGGCAGTTAAAGCTGTATTGCTTGAAGGTATCAGTCGATTCAACCCAAATGCATTCATGTGCCAAGCCTTGTCAAGACATTTCTACCTTAAAGAGAAGGATTTCAGCAATGCTCTGACGTGGGCAAAACAAGCCAAAAAGATAGAACCTGACAATTCCTATATCTCAGACACACTGGGTCAAGTctacaaaagtaaaataagatggTGGATAGAAGATAATGGAAGAAATAGGAACATTTCAGTTGATGACCTAACTAATCTTCTGGAATTAGCTGTACATGCCTCCAGTGCATTCAGAGAATCTCAACAGCAAAGTGAAGATCGAGAATATGAAGCGAAGGAAAGACTGTATCAGAAGTCAAAAAGGAGGTATGACACTTACAACATTGCTGGCTATCAAGGAGAGATAGAAGTTGGACTTTACACAATCCAGATTCTCCAGCTCATTCCATTTTTTGACAATAAAAATGAACTGTCTAAAAGATATATGGTCAATTTTATATCAGGAAATAGTGATATTCCAGGTGatacaaatgaatttaaaatggtCCTCAAGAACTTTATTCCTTATCTAACTACATTGCAATCTTCTTTGAAGAggtcctttgatttttttgatgaTTACTTTGTCCTTCTAAAACCCAGGAACAACATTAAGCAAAATGAAGAGGCCAAAACTCGGAGGAAAGTAGCTGTATCTTTCAAGAAGTATGTAGATATATTTGGTCCCTTAGCAGAATCACACAGCAGAGATGTTGGATCAAAACTCCATTTGCCACTTCAAGTAGAGAGAACTCGAAGAACCCTAGAAGCTTTAAAAGCAGACAAGTTTTCTGGGCTCCTAGAATATCTTATTAAAAGTCAAGAAGATGCTCTAAGCACCATGGAAGATATAGTGAACAAATATACTTTTCTCTCTGAACAATGTATTGTCAAAATGCAcctaaaggaaaagcaaaactttATCTTGGCCAACATCATTCTCTTTTGTATTAAACCTGCCTCCAAACTAGTGAAGtcaattaaaaaactgaaagaacagcTTCGAGATGTCTTGCAACAAGTAGGACCATCTTACCAATATTCAGAACCTTATTTCCTAGCTTCACTCTTATTCTGGCCAGAAAACCAACAACTGGATCAGGATTCTAAACAAATGGAAAAGTATGCTCAATCATTGCAAAATTCTTTCAGGGGGCAATATAAGCACATGTATCGTACAAAGCAACCTATCGCATATTTCTTTCTTGGAAAAGGAAACAATATGAACAGACTTGTCCACAAAGGAAAAATCGATCAATGCTTTGGAAAGACACCTGATATTAATTTTGTGTGGCAAAGTGGAGATGtatggaaggagaaaaaagtcCAAGACCTTTTGCTTCGTTTGCAAGGACGAGctgaaaataattgtttattcATAGAGTATGGGATCAATGAAAAAATCACAATACCCATCACACCTGCTTTCTTTGGTCAACTTAGAAGTGGTAGGAGCATAGAAAAAGTGTCTTTTTATCTGGGATTTTCCATTGGGGGCCCACTTGCCTATGACATTGAAATTGTTTAA